Proteins from a genomic interval of Bombus affinis isolate iyBomAffi1 chromosome 18, iyBomAffi1.2, whole genome shotgun sequence:
- the LOC126926586 gene encoding zinc finger protein 43-like yields MKQTVLTDFIPLYKDKPNDEWVSPEKVIDKEDIPVNATIIPTSTLETFGNETSAAAEVIQMSNSVERIESPVRNKPFVQIHVNLKTMISLLRNKIKAKLESSNTSHNMSYNLRPVKRRSSSLDDSYDLLKFETFGRSRQSFKRKKSPYIFNQSRRSAAEVECKECVVRLEKCDKFLESSSFVSNVEEDENEDAFKEAVSNILKDGFKGFRETSSACNLPLKADTIASKRFNELVKSFADRLIVPQRESVEFQKNFKVNKQKIFQCHICQKSFCLKENLREHMKLFHTIYMSSICNARYTSMNKLLTHYLRQHIVFKRRECCVCYENFDTSALLRRHMIVHCLKTIRSKKDAPMVDVEKSCNAFKKQYKCKGCRKRFWLYSCLKQHKNVCRRMKVLINKQRVPCVNHLSRSLEEPSDMELGIVQSPDFEQMLDVSGETTRSLENYLTPSTLITDDTFSSSFDTAAKIKRLRNGNTRVKGHKANKMDGTKFLCIICGTQFQEFKNLCIHERTYSQTATEKCNVCNTMFSTKRLLQLHILATHTPSCSMNYKFFCKFCNQGFVKKSNLQIHERHLHIGQDTRLELNSDCVVKDKPICNICHLLFESYESLVEHNMYYYKGNDFLCAICGKLCQGMYKFYHHNKLEHCPDEPRKLHPYRCNTCNEGFNYESHFHAHKLHVHSHDSTADEARDRNTSN; encoded by the coding sequence ATGAAGCAGACCGTCCTTACAGACTTCATACCGCTGTACAAAGACAAACCGAACGACGAATGGGTTAGTCCGGAAAAAGTTATCGATAAGGAGGATATTCCTGTTAATGCGACTATTATTCCAACTTCAACGCTCGAGACATTCGGTAACGAGACATCAGCGGCTGCAGAAGTTATTCAGATGTCGAATTCTGTTGAGCGAATCGAATCTCCTGTTAGGAACAAGCCATTTGTTCAAATTCATGTGAATTTAAAAACAATGATATCTTTATTAAGGAACAAAATAAAGGCTAAACTTGAAAGCTCTAATACCTCGCACAATATGTCTTATAACCTTAGACCAGTGAAAAGACGTTCTTCTTCTTTAGATGATTCTTACGATTTATTGAAGTTTGAGACCTTTGGAAGATCGAGACAAtcttttaaaagaaagaagtcCCCCTATATATTTAACCAAAGTAGAAGATCTGCAGCTGAAGTTGAGTGTAAAGAATGCGTGGTCCGTTTGGAGAAATGCGACAAATTCTTGGAGTCTTCTAGCTTTGTGTCAAACGTAGAGGAAGACGAAAACGAAGACGCTTTCAAAGAAGCAGTATCGAATATTCTGAAAGATGGATTTAAAGGTTTTCGTGAAACAAGCTCGGCATGTAACTTGCCTTTGAAAGCTGACACGATCGCGTCAAAGCGATTCAATGAACTTGTAAAATCTTTCGCGGATAGATTAATCGTACCTCAACGAGAATCGGTTGAATTTCAGAAGAACTTTAAGGTCAATAagcagaaaatatttcaatgtcataTATGTCAAAAATCGTTTTGTTTGAAGGAGAACCTGCGCGAGCATATGAAATTATTCCATACGATTTACATGTCGAGCATATGCAACGCCCGTTACACGTCCATGAATAAATTACTAACTCACTATCTACGTCAGCATATCGTGTTTAAACGAAGGGAATGTTGCGTGTGTTATGAGAACTTTGACACGTCGGCATTGTTGAGGCGACACATGATTGTGCATTGCTTGAAGACCATAAGATCAAAAAAGGACGCTCCAATGGTTGATGTTGAAAAAAGCTGCAACGCATTcaagaaacaatacaaatgcaAAGGTTGTCGCAAACGATTTTGGCTATACTCATGTTTGAAACAACATAAGAACGTATGTCGTCGAATGAAAGTCTTAATAAATAAACAACGTGTACCTTGTGTAAACCATTTGTCTCGGTCCTTGGAAGAACCAAGTGACATGGAACTCGGCATAGTACAGTCACctgattttgaacaaatgttggATGTTTCGGGTGAGACGACAAGATCTTTGGAAAATTATTTGACTCCGAGTACGCTTATTACGGATGATACTTTCTCTTCGTCGTTCGATACAGCTGCAAAGATCAAAAGATTACGTAATGGGAATACACGCGTAAAAGGTCACAAAGCGAACAAGATGGACGGAACAAAGTTTCTTTGCATTATCTGTGGAACACAATTccaagaatttaaaaatttgtgcATACACGAGCGCACCTATAGCCAAACAGCCACAGAGAAGTGTAACGTTTGTAACACGATGTTTTCCACTAAAAGGTTATTACAGCTTCACATACTTGCTACTCATACGCCTTCGTGCTCGATGAACTACAAATTCTTTTGTAAGTTCTGCAATCAAGGATTTGTTAAGAAATCGAATCTTCAAATTCACGAACGACACTTGCATATTGGGCAGGATACTAGACTGGAGCTGAATTCCGATTGCGTTGTGAAAGATAAACCAATCTGTAATATATGCCATTTGTTATTCGAATCCTACGAAAGTTTAGTCGAGCataatatgtattattacaAGGGCAATGATTTTTTATGCGCAATATGTGGCAAGTTGTGTCAAGGAATGTACAAGTTTTATCATCACAACAAGTTGGAGCATTGTCCGGACGAACCACGGAAATTGCACCCTTACAGATGCAATACTTGTAACGAAGGCTTCAACTACGAATCACATTTCCACGCACATAAGCTACACGTTCATTCGCACGATTCGACCGCTGACGAGGCGCGCGACCGCAATACATCGAATTAG
- the LOC126926585 gene encoding uncharacterized protein LOC126926585 codes for MASSTSSKHAAQFSIKDVKDALELFSGDKGENVERWFESFEEVADTCMWSDGQKAVYARKLLRGSAKIFASFECHARTWHELKKGLIREFSRTSNSRQVHQKLRETRKKSDEACLANMYRTLEIASYADIEKEVKVAYAIDGITDEEVHKSMLYGAASIKELRKRLIAYEEQKSRRTKSVAKLARVERNNSPNEGGSARKTRCYNCGDEAHVSADCPNGSRGPKGFKCREYGHVASRCSDLGSNRASAKRSEA; via the exons ATGGCGTCCTCCACTAGTAGCAAACATGCCGCTCAGTTCAG CATTAAAGATGTCAAAGACGCActagaattgtttagcggcgacaaaggtgaaaacgtggagcgatggttcgaatcattcgaagaagtcgcggacacgtgtatgtggtcggacggtcagaaggcagtctacgcgaggaagctgctgaggggatcggcgaaaatattcgcaagcttcgagtgccatgccaggacttggcatgagctgaagaagggactaatcagagagttctccagaacgtccaacagtaggcaagtacaccaaaaaCTTAGagagacgagaaagaaaagcgacgaggcgtgcttggccaACATGTATCGCACGCTGGAAATAGCCAGTTATGCCGATATAGAGAAAGAAGTCAAAGTAGCATACGCCATAGACGGGATAACGGACGAAGAagtccataaatctatgctgtatggtgctgcatccattaaggagctaaggaagaggctaatcgcgtacgaggagcagaagagccgaaggacgaagtcggttgcgaagctggccagagttgagagaaacaacagtcccaatgaaggtggaagtgcgagaaagacgcgttgctacaattgCGGCGATGAAGCACATGTAAGCGCGGATTGCCCGAACGGATCGAGAGGTCCTAAGGGCTTCAAGTGTAGAGAGTACGGACACGTCGCATCGAGATGCAGCGATCTGG gttcgaatcgcgcgagcgcgaagcgttcggaagcctaa